A genome region from Tenebrio molitor chromosome 4, icTenMoli1.1, whole genome shotgun sequence includes the following:
- the LOC138128584 gene encoding uncharacterized protein isoform X3, whose protein sequence is MVRRKKNRRNWNRREERHASDETIVANGGGAGAKAKPSATPTCTPKEPPDRSKSRTSIRSTPVNKKRNSNKRRGSINRTMNVTNLNILFDSSYINQNTPPPGERRGELSPKTNGSTQTLNMDEPLSNQTIVETPKASQFSLIEEFVSQLKSPARAASDKSKVHYLDSNVNLNPYAQNSDVKFVNRDPSVGEISFFAPNLYNLKLASTPIDKIASNYMKTSPIKQTPNNVNGNVDAVKVDKISNFAYQSTPLADTTDKENLINLHRSKTVSPKIHRQKNFTIVHNLSRVNKSNNSGYRTFSTDQQESRGSGIDVVFNRLKKLSRTSIRWSFKIVDLCNYIGVVLKKSLSSICNVYRSDSSSLQPETVICRCTDYKSELQNCTSEIEHLRTELFQVRSQVEIQKVYENDIKQLTDELHRVKQQFDEFRHFRTEFDEIKQLLTQNRQAAAVPCAGPPPPPPPPPPPPPPPQTAAKANPTKQKKSNKSNKENSRPIISLDDILKVKLKKTTERPSPYRRTSQPVVSTEMLKQVKLKPPSRPQTPVSEGISTSPHSSLTSFDDVCRRNQLAKRERERTYN, encoded by the exons ATGGTCAGACGGAAGAAAAATCGGAGGAACTGGAATAGACGAGAGGAGAGGCACGCTTCGGATGAGACTATCGTTGCTAACGGCGGCGGCGCGGGGGCGAAGGCCAAGCCGTCCGCCACCCCCACGTGCACCCCGAAGGAGCCGCCCGACCGGAGCAAGTCGCGCACGTCGATCCGGAGCACTCCGGTGAACAAGAAACGGAACAGTAACAAGCGGCGGGGCAGCATCAACAGGACGATGAATGTGACAAATCTGAATATTCTGTTCGACTCGAGCTACATCAACCAGAACACGCCCCCGCCGGGGGAGCGGCGCGGCGAGCTGTCGCCCAAGACGAACGGGAGCACCCAGACGCTGAACATGGACGAGCCCCTGTCGAACCAGACCATCGTGGAGACGCCCAAAGCGAGCCAGTTCTCCCTGATCGAGGAGTTTGTGTCCCAGCTGAAGTCGCCCGCCAGAGCCGCCAGCGACAAAAGTAAAGTACACTACTTGGATTCTAACGTGAATCTCAATCCGTACGCGCAAAACTCGGACGTCAAGTTCGTGAACAGGGACCCCAGCGTGGGGGAGATCTCGTTTTTCGCGCCCAACCTGTACAACCTCAAGCTGGCGTCGACCCCCATTGACAAAATCGCATCGAATTACATGAAAACGTCGCCGATCAAACAGACGCCGAATAACGTCAACGGTAATGTCGACGCCGTCAAGGTCgacaaaatttcgaatttcgCGTACCAATCGACACCGTTAGCCGACACCACGGATAAGGAAAACCTCATCAATCTACACCGCAGCAAAACCGTCTCGCCCAAAATACACCGACAGAAAAACTTCACGATCGTTCACAATCTATCGCGCGTCAACAAATCTAATAATTCCGGTTATCGAACGTTTTCCACAGATCAGCAGGAGTCGAGGGGCAGCGGCATAGACGTCGTCTTCAACAGACTCAAGAAGTTGAGCAGGACGTCGATCAGGTGGTCGTTCAAGATCGTCGATCTCTGCAACTACATCGGGGTGGTCCTCAAGAAG AGCCTGTCGTCCATCTGCAACGTCTACCGCAGCGACTCGTCTTCCCTGCAGCCCGAGACGGTTATCTGCCGGTGCACCGACTACAAATCGGAACTGCAGAACTGCACGAGCGAAATCGAACACCTCCGAACCGAGCTGTTCCAAGTGCGCTCCCAAGTGGAGATCCAGAAAGTCTACGAGAACGACATCAAACAACTAACCGACGAACTGCACCGAGTCAAGCAACAGTTCGATGAGTTCCGCCACTTCCGGACAGAATTCGACGAGATCAAACAACTCCTAACGCAAAACAGACAAGCGGCAGCTGTGCCGTGCGCCGGCCCGCCACCGCCGCCTCCTCCACCTCCTCcgccaccgccgccgccgcaaACAGCGGCCAAGGCGAATCCAACGAAACAGAAGAAGTCGAACAAGAGCAACAAGGAAAACTCCAGGCCGATTATTTCGCTGGATGATATCTTGAAGGTCAAGCTGAAGAAGACCACG GAGCGGCCGTCGCCGTACCGAAGGACCTCTCAGCCGGTGGTGTCGACGGAGATGCTGAAACAGGTGAAGCTGAAGCCCCCGTCGAGGCCCCAGACGCCGGTCAGTGAGGGCATCTCGACCAGTCCGCACTCCAGTCTGACGAG TTTTGATGATGTTTGCAGACGAAACCAGTTGGCGAAGCGAGAGAGGGAGAGGACTTACAACTGA
- the LOC138128584 gene encoding uncharacterized protein isoform X1 → MVRRKKNRRNWNRREERHASDETIVANGGGAGAKAKPSATPTCTPKEPPDRSKSRTSIRSTPVNKKRNSNKRRGSINRTMNVTNLNILFDSSYINQNTPPPGERRGELSPKTNGSTQTLNMDEPLSNQTIVETPKASQFSLIEEFVSQLKSPARAASDKSKVHYLDSNVNLNPYAQNSDVKFVNRDPSVGEISFFAPNLYNLKLASTPIDKIASNYMKTSPIKQTPNNVNGNVDAVKVDKISNFAYQSTPLADTTDKENLINLHRSKTVSPKIHRQKNFTIVHNLSRVNKSNNSGYRTFSTDQQESRGSGIDVVFNRLKKLSRTSIRWSFKIVDLCNYIGVVLKKSLSSICNVYRSDSSSLQPETVICRCTDYKSELQNCTSEIEHLRTELFQVRSQVEIQKVYENDIKQLTDELHRVKQQFDEFRHFRTEFDEIKQLLTQNRQAAAVPCAGPPPPPPPPPPPPPPPQTAAKANPTKQKKSNKSNKENSRPIISLDDILKVKLKKTTERPSPYRRTSQPVVSTEMLKQVKLKPPSRPQTPVSEGISTSPHSSLTRLLNDNSVWKVKRLKRLGGYSFDDVCRRNQLAKRERERTYN, encoded by the exons ATGGTCAGACGGAAGAAAAATCGGAGGAACTGGAATAGACGAGAGGAGAGGCACGCTTCGGATGAGACTATCGTTGCTAACGGCGGCGGCGCGGGGGCGAAGGCCAAGCCGTCCGCCACCCCCACGTGCACCCCGAAGGAGCCGCCCGACCGGAGCAAGTCGCGCACGTCGATCCGGAGCACTCCGGTGAACAAGAAACGGAACAGTAACAAGCGGCGGGGCAGCATCAACAGGACGATGAATGTGACAAATCTGAATATTCTGTTCGACTCGAGCTACATCAACCAGAACACGCCCCCGCCGGGGGAGCGGCGCGGCGAGCTGTCGCCCAAGACGAACGGGAGCACCCAGACGCTGAACATGGACGAGCCCCTGTCGAACCAGACCATCGTGGAGACGCCCAAAGCGAGCCAGTTCTCCCTGATCGAGGAGTTTGTGTCCCAGCTGAAGTCGCCCGCCAGAGCCGCCAGCGACAAAAGTAAAGTACACTACTTGGATTCTAACGTGAATCTCAATCCGTACGCGCAAAACTCGGACGTCAAGTTCGTGAACAGGGACCCCAGCGTGGGGGAGATCTCGTTTTTCGCGCCCAACCTGTACAACCTCAAGCTGGCGTCGACCCCCATTGACAAAATCGCATCGAATTACATGAAAACGTCGCCGATCAAACAGACGCCGAATAACGTCAACGGTAATGTCGACGCCGTCAAGGTCgacaaaatttcgaatttcgCGTACCAATCGACACCGTTAGCCGACACCACGGATAAGGAAAACCTCATCAATCTACACCGCAGCAAAACCGTCTCGCCCAAAATACACCGACAGAAAAACTTCACGATCGTTCACAATCTATCGCGCGTCAACAAATCTAATAATTCCGGTTATCGAACGTTTTCCACAGATCAGCAGGAGTCGAGGGGCAGCGGCATAGACGTCGTCTTCAACAGACTCAAGAAGTTGAGCAGGACGTCGATCAGGTGGTCGTTCAAGATCGTCGATCTCTGCAACTACATCGGGGTGGTCCTCAAGAAG AGCCTGTCGTCCATCTGCAACGTCTACCGCAGCGACTCGTCTTCCCTGCAGCCCGAGACGGTTATCTGCCGGTGCACCGACTACAAATCGGAACTGCAGAACTGCACGAGCGAAATCGAACACCTCCGAACCGAGCTGTTCCAAGTGCGCTCCCAAGTGGAGATCCAGAAAGTCTACGAGAACGACATCAAACAACTAACCGACGAACTGCACCGAGTCAAGCAACAGTTCGATGAGTTCCGCCACTTCCGGACAGAATTCGACGAGATCAAACAACTCCTAACGCAAAACAGACAAGCGGCAGCTGTGCCGTGCGCCGGCCCGCCACCGCCGCCTCCTCCACCTCCTCcgccaccgccgccgccgcaaACAGCGGCCAAGGCGAATCCAACGAAACAGAAGAAGTCGAACAAGAGCAACAAGGAAAACTCCAGGCCGATTATTTCGCTGGATGATATCTTGAAGGTCAAGCTGAAGAAGACCACG GAGCGGCCGTCGCCGTACCGAAGGACCTCTCAGCCGGTGGTGTCGACGGAGATGCTGAAACAGGTGAAGCTGAAGCCCCCGTCGAGGCCCCAGACGCCGGTCAGTGAGGGCATCTCGACCAGTCCGCACTCCAGTCTGACGAGGTTATTAAACGATAATTCCGTATGGAAAGTAAAGAGGTTGAAAAGGCTCGGGGGTTACAGTTTTGATGATGTTTGCAGACGAAACCAGTTGGCGAAGCGAGAGAGGGAGAGGACTTACAACTGA
- the LOC138128584 gene encoding uncharacterized protein isoform X2: protein MVRRKKNRRNWNRREERHASDETIVANGGGAGAKAKPSATPTCTPKEPPDRSKSRTSIRSTPVNKKRNSNKRRGSINRTMNVTNLNILFDSSYINQNTPPPGERRGELSPKTNGSTQTLNMDEPLSNQTIVETPKASQFSLIEEFVSQLKSPARAASDKSKVHYLDSNVNLNPYAQNSDVKFVNRDPSVGEISFFAPNLYNLKLASTPIDKIASNYMKTSPIKQTPNNVNGNVDAVKVDKISNFAYQSTPLADTTDKENLINLHRSKTVSPKIHRQKNFTIVHNLSRVNKSNNSGYRTFSTDQQESRGSGIDVVFNRLKKLSRTSIRWSFKIVDLCNYIGVVLKKSLSSICNVYRSDSSSLQPETVICRCTDYKSELQNCTSEIEHLRTELFQVRSQVEIQKVYENDIKQLTDELHRVKQQFDEFRHFRTEFDEIKQLLTQNRQAAAVPCAGPPPPPPPPPPPPPPPQTAAKANPTKQKKSNKSNKENSRPIISLDDILKVKLKKTTERPSPYRRTSQPVVSTEMLKQVKLKPPSRPQTPVSEGISTSPHSSLTRLLNDNSTKPVGEAREGEDLQLNGLF from the exons ATGGTCAGACGGAAGAAAAATCGGAGGAACTGGAATAGACGAGAGGAGAGGCACGCTTCGGATGAGACTATCGTTGCTAACGGCGGCGGCGCGGGGGCGAAGGCCAAGCCGTCCGCCACCCCCACGTGCACCCCGAAGGAGCCGCCCGACCGGAGCAAGTCGCGCACGTCGATCCGGAGCACTCCGGTGAACAAGAAACGGAACAGTAACAAGCGGCGGGGCAGCATCAACAGGACGATGAATGTGACAAATCTGAATATTCTGTTCGACTCGAGCTACATCAACCAGAACACGCCCCCGCCGGGGGAGCGGCGCGGCGAGCTGTCGCCCAAGACGAACGGGAGCACCCAGACGCTGAACATGGACGAGCCCCTGTCGAACCAGACCATCGTGGAGACGCCCAAAGCGAGCCAGTTCTCCCTGATCGAGGAGTTTGTGTCCCAGCTGAAGTCGCCCGCCAGAGCCGCCAGCGACAAAAGTAAAGTACACTACTTGGATTCTAACGTGAATCTCAATCCGTACGCGCAAAACTCGGACGTCAAGTTCGTGAACAGGGACCCCAGCGTGGGGGAGATCTCGTTTTTCGCGCCCAACCTGTACAACCTCAAGCTGGCGTCGACCCCCATTGACAAAATCGCATCGAATTACATGAAAACGTCGCCGATCAAACAGACGCCGAATAACGTCAACGGTAATGTCGACGCCGTCAAGGTCgacaaaatttcgaatttcgCGTACCAATCGACACCGTTAGCCGACACCACGGATAAGGAAAACCTCATCAATCTACACCGCAGCAAAACCGTCTCGCCCAAAATACACCGACAGAAAAACTTCACGATCGTTCACAATCTATCGCGCGTCAACAAATCTAATAATTCCGGTTATCGAACGTTTTCCACAGATCAGCAGGAGTCGAGGGGCAGCGGCATAGACGTCGTCTTCAACAGACTCAAGAAGTTGAGCAGGACGTCGATCAGGTGGTCGTTCAAGATCGTCGATCTCTGCAACTACATCGGGGTGGTCCTCAAGAAG AGCCTGTCGTCCATCTGCAACGTCTACCGCAGCGACTCGTCTTCCCTGCAGCCCGAGACGGTTATCTGCCGGTGCACCGACTACAAATCGGAACTGCAGAACTGCACGAGCGAAATCGAACACCTCCGAACCGAGCTGTTCCAAGTGCGCTCCCAAGTGGAGATCCAGAAAGTCTACGAGAACGACATCAAACAACTAACCGACGAACTGCACCGAGTCAAGCAACAGTTCGATGAGTTCCGCCACTTCCGGACAGAATTCGACGAGATCAAACAACTCCTAACGCAAAACAGACAAGCGGCAGCTGTGCCGTGCGCCGGCCCGCCACCGCCGCCTCCTCCACCTCCTCcgccaccgccgccgccgcaaACAGCGGCCAAGGCGAATCCAACGAAACAGAAGAAGTCGAACAAGAGCAACAAGGAAAACTCCAGGCCGATTATTTCGCTGGATGATATCTTGAAGGTCAAGCTGAAGAAGACCACG GAGCGGCCGTCGCCGTACCGAAGGACCTCTCAGCCGGTGGTGTCGACGGAGATGCTGAAACAGGTGAAGCTGAAGCCCCCGTCGAGGCCCCAGACGCCGGTCAGTGAGGGCATCTCGACCAGTCCGCACTCCAGTCTGACGAGGTTATTAAACGATAATTCC ACGAAACCAGTTGGCGAAGCGAGAGAGGGAGAGGACTTACAACTGAACGGTTTGTTTTAA
- the LOC138128584 gene encoding uncharacterized protein isoform X4 translates to MVRRKKNRRNWNRREERHASDETIVANGGGAGAKAKPSATPTCTPKEPPDRSKSRTSIRSTPVNKKRNSNKRRGSINRTMNVTNLNILFDSSYINQNTPPPGERRGELSPKTNGSTQTLNMDEPLSNQTIVETPKASQFSLIEEFVSQLKSPARAASDKSKVHYLDSNVNLNPYAQNSDVKFVNRDPSVGEISFFAPNLYNLKLASTPIDKIASNYMKTSPIKQTPNNVNGNVDAVKVDKISNFAYQSTPLADTTDKENLINLHRSKTVSPKIHRQKNFTIVHNLSRVNKSNNSGYRTFSTDQQESRGSGIDVVFNRLKKLSRTSIRWSFKIVDLCNYIGVVLKKSLSSICNVYRSDSSSLQPETVICRCTDYKSELQNCTSEIEHLRTELFQVRSQVEIQKVYENDIKQLTDELHRVKQQFDEFRHFRTEFDEIKQLLTQNRQAAAVPCAGPPPPPPPPPPPPPPPQTAAKANPTKQKKSNKSNKENSRPIISLDDILKVKLKKTTERPSPYRRTSQPVVSTEMLKQVKLKPPSRPQTPVSEGISTSPHSSLTRRNQLAKRERERTYN, encoded by the exons ATGGTCAGACGGAAGAAAAATCGGAGGAACTGGAATAGACGAGAGGAGAGGCACGCTTCGGATGAGACTATCGTTGCTAACGGCGGCGGCGCGGGGGCGAAGGCCAAGCCGTCCGCCACCCCCACGTGCACCCCGAAGGAGCCGCCCGACCGGAGCAAGTCGCGCACGTCGATCCGGAGCACTCCGGTGAACAAGAAACGGAACAGTAACAAGCGGCGGGGCAGCATCAACAGGACGATGAATGTGACAAATCTGAATATTCTGTTCGACTCGAGCTACATCAACCAGAACACGCCCCCGCCGGGGGAGCGGCGCGGCGAGCTGTCGCCCAAGACGAACGGGAGCACCCAGACGCTGAACATGGACGAGCCCCTGTCGAACCAGACCATCGTGGAGACGCCCAAAGCGAGCCAGTTCTCCCTGATCGAGGAGTTTGTGTCCCAGCTGAAGTCGCCCGCCAGAGCCGCCAGCGACAAAAGTAAAGTACACTACTTGGATTCTAACGTGAATCTCAATCCGTACGCGCAAAACTCGGACGTCAAGTTCGTGAACAGGGACCCCAGCGTGGGGGAGATCTCGTTTTTCGCGCCCAACCTGTACAACCTCAAGCTGGCGTCGACCCCCATTGACAAAATCGCATCGAATTACATGAAAACGTCGCCGATCAAACAGACGCCGAATAACGTCAACGGTAATGTCGACGCCGTCAAGGTCgacaaaatttcgaatttcgCGTACCAATCGACACCGTTAGCCGACACCACGGATAAGGAAAACCTCATCAATCTACACCGCAGCAAAACCGTCTCGCCCAAAATACACCGACAGAAAAACTTCACGATCGTTCACAATCTATCGCGCGTCAACAAATCTAATAATTCCGGTTATCGAACGTTTTCCACAGATCAGCAGGAGTCGAGGGGCAGCGGCATAGACGTCGTCTTCAACAGACTCAAGAAGTTGAGCAGGACGTCGATCAGGTGGTCGTTCAAGATCGTCGATCTCTGCAACTACATCGGGGTGGTCCTCAAGAAG AGCCTGTCGTCCATCTGCAACGTCTACCGCAGCGACTCGTCTTCCCTGCAGCCCGAGACGGTTATCTGCCGGTGCACCGACTACAAATCGGAACTGCAGAACTGCACGAGCGAAATCGAACACCTCCGAACCGAGCTGTTCCAAGTGCGCTCCCAAGTGGAGATCCAGAAAGTCTACGAGAACGACATCAAACAACTAACCGACGAACTGCACCGAGTCAAGCAACAGTTCGATGAGTTCCGCCACTTCCGGACAGAATTCGACGAGATCAAACAACTCCTAACGCAAAACAGACAAGCGGCAGCTGTGCCGTGCGCCGGCCCGCCACCGCCGCCTCCTCCACCTCCTCcgccaccgccgccgccgcaaACAGCGGCCAAGGCGAATCCAACGAAACAGAAGAAGTCGAACAAGAGCAACAAGGAAAACTCCAGGCCGATTATTTCGCTGGATGATATCTTGAAGGTCAAGCTGAAGAAGACCACG GAGCGGCCGTCGCCGTACCGAAGGACCTCTCAGCCGGTGGTGTCGACGGAGATGCTGAAACAGGTGAAGCTGAAGCCCCCGTCGAGGCCCCAGACGCCGGTCAGTGAGGGCATCTCGACCAGTCCGCACTCCAGTCTGACGAG ACGAAACCAGTTGGCGAAGCGAGAGAGGGAGAGGACTTACAACTGA